A single Biomphalaria glabrata chromosome 2, xgBioGlab47.1, whole genome shotgun sequence DNA region contains:
- the LOC106070825 gene encoding histone H3.3A, translated as MARTKQTARKSTGGKAPRKQLATKAARKSAPSTGGVKKPHRYRPGTVALREIRRYQKSTELLIRKLPFQRLVREIAQDFKTDLRFQSAAIGALQEASEAYLVGLFEDTNLCAIHAKRVTIMPKDIQLARRIRGERA; from the exons ATGGCTCGTACTAAACAGACTGCTCGTAAGTCAACTGGTGGTAAGGCACCCAGGAAGCAACTTGCTACTAAAGCAGCAAGAAAAAGTGCACCCTCTACTGGAGGTGTCAAAAAGCCTCATCGTTATAGGCCTGGTACAGTTGCACTCAGAGAAATTCGTCGTTACCAGAAATCAACCGAGCTTCTCATCAGAAAACTACCTTTTCAGAGACTTGTAAGAGAAATTGCTCAAGACTTTAAAACTGATCTTCGCTTTCAGAGTGCAGCTATTGGAGCATTACAG gaagcAAGTGAGGCTTACTTAGTTGGTCTTTTTGAGGACACTAATTTGTGTGCTATTCATGCCAAGCGTGTGACAATCATGCCTAAAGACATCCAGTTGGCTAGACGAATTCGTGGGGAGCGTGCctaa